The Vibrio tarriae genome includes the window TTAGCGATGGTCGCGCAATTGGTACCACAACGTATGATGGGATTTGCAATGGGTATGTGGTTCCTCACTTCGGCGTCTGCCGCGGTCATTGCAGGCTGGGTCGCTAGCCTGACTTCAACGCCTGCTAATGTGTCTGGCGCCACCGAATCACTGCATATTTATGGTGAGGTATTTGCGCAAATTGGTTATGTGACTGCCGGAATTGCCATCGTCACCTTCATGATTGCACCTAAGCTGACTCGGATCTGCCGCGGTGAATCAGAGCCGTTAGAGCTGGTGACGCAATAAAGATGGAATCATAGATACGCCGTGAAACTGAAAACAGCGCCTTATTCGGCGCTGTTTTTGTATGGCTGCTTTATGCATGACTCGCTCAGATTGAAGCTTAACAATGGGCTTTAACCAGCGCGGCCATCAGCTCAATATGGCTCTGACTGTCATTCAAACAAGCAACATAGTGGAACGCTTCGCCGCCACTGTGCAAAAAGATTTCTTGGTTCTGCTCAGCAATTTCTTCCAGCGTTTCTAAGCAGTCCACTGAAAAGGCAGGGCAAATAACATCAAGCTTTTTAATGCCTTGACGAGGAAGCGCTTCCATCGTCTTGTCCGTATATGGCTGCAGCCACTCTTCCTTACCAAACTGAGATTGGTAAGTCATCATGACTTTCTCTTGAGGCAATCCTAATGCTTGAGCCAGTAACTCTGTGGTTTTTTGACAATGCTCTGGGTAGATATCGCCATTTTGCGCATAACGTTTGGGAATGCCATGGTATGAGCAGAGTAACAGATCACCTTGCCCATGTTGTTGCCATGAAGCACGAACGCTTTCCGCGAGGGCTTGGATATAGAGTGGATGGTCATGATAATCACGAATAAAGTGCAATTCAGGGACTACAGGTAACTGTCGCAACGCTTTGGCGAGACCATCAAACACCGCCGCCGTTGTCGTCGCGGAATATTGCGGATAAAGCGGCAGCACCACTATCTGTTCAACACCTTGTTGCTGCAACTTGCGTACACCCTCC containing:
- the hemH gene encoding ferrochelatase, with translation MNNHKKLGILLANLGTPQAPTSQAVKAFLSQFLHDQRVVDMSRWLWCPLLHGIILPTRSPKVAKLYQSIWMDEGSPLMVYSRRQRDKLAELSQRPVELGMTYGEPSLLEGVRKLQQQGVEQIVVLPLYPQYSATTTAAVFDGLAKALRQLPVVPELHFIRDYHDHPLYIQALAESVRASWQQHGQGDLLLCSYHGIPKRYAQNGDIYPEHCQKTTELLAQALGLPQEKVMMTYQSQFGKEEWLQPYTDKTMEALPRQGIKKLDVICPAFSVDCLETLEEIAEQNQEIFLHSGGEAFHYVACLNDSQSHIELMAALVKAHC